In the Drosophila willistoni isolate 14030-0811.24 chromosome 3R, UCI_dwil_1.1, whole genome shotgun sequence genome, ACACAGAGTCTCATCTCCTGGTTCAGAGGGCTTCAAAAGATTGGCCAAGCTACCAGAATCTTTGGGATCCAATAAAACGAATCCCATCACACCAGTTGCCACCGAGTAACCTTTATGAAAATTTTAGAAATAGTAAAATTATCTTTACAACTTTTAAGAATAAATGTAGTTACCATAAGTGCCATGCCTCAAAATTGTCATATGCAACTCACGTAAAGTGGGCAACGGTTTGGTATACTTGAGTAATTTTAAGTTTTCCACAATTTTGTCATGATAATATTTGATGTAGTGATCAAATTTGCTTATTTTATCTTCCAACTTGGTGGAAGACAGCAGAAAATAGATAAGATCATTTGCCACATTAGCATATTTCGATAATTGAAAGTCAACAAAGTAAGTATCTTTGATCGTATCAGAAGAAGAATCATATTGGAACATGATGTTATTAGACCAACAATCACCATGATTCAATACATTCAATTCATTGGGATCTATTTTGCCCATGCTCAACATCTCATCGGTCAAATGGGGTTGCAGGTTTTTctacaaaacaaagaaaaagaaaatttatattattttcaataaaaatttttgtttttatttattttctttcttaccACTTGCTCGAAATATTCATCCTTGCCCTCATAGGTGGCACAGCATTTCATAAATTTAGCCGACAAGCCGCGATTAATCATATCCAGCATAGGACGATTTGCCTCCTTGTATAGACCACTTATCATGGCTTCGGGATAGGATCCTTTATTGGCCACCCGGACCACTGAAGCTGCATGCCATTGCGCCATTTTCTCAAGAACATTTTCAGTATGTTTTTGATCCAAACCCTCAAGGCGATTGACGTTCTTGAAGCTCTGAGGCCGCAAATCCTCCAGCAACACATAGTTACCCACGGCCTCTTTCAGTCTATAATAGCGGGGACCAAACTTGATGTCCAGTCCCACATCATGATACAATTGCTCCAGCTCTGGTATTATATTCTCATAGATATTACATTCGGTATCAAAAATAGTAGATCTCCGATTCTGAAACATTTCCCGTTGATGAGGCAATTTAATCATATAAGAAATCGGTTTAGTTGAGCCATCTGCAAGCAAATGAAATCCAGAAAATGGCATTAAAGTTTTGAGGGTATTCCCTTTGTTAGTATTTTAGGCCAAGTTTGTAACTTTTGTTATCTGATAGTTCGAAGCAGAGATAAGACACTCTCAAACTGATAACTATGTTGGCTAGTGTACAGAAGAAGGCGAGACCTCCTCTTACCTTTCAGTTCCACTTCGATTTCGATGCGCAGCATCAAAGTTTGATAGTTTTCACCAGCTGTGGTTCCAGCATTGACCTTAAAACTTTTCGTCTTTAAATAATCAGAGACATTTGTTTCGAGTAACTCGGTGAATATCTCCGCCTTCAGCCAATCTGGCACCTGACTGCTGTTTGTATCACTTGCAGacatttttggtaattttacTAATTAAATTAGATTTTCGGTTACAGCAACACTTTACGACAAATATTGAAGAAAATACTGTGTGCCTGCCTCTCTTTTGGCTACCCCAAAACGCAACTGGTAATAAACAATTGTCTAAACAAGTTTTGTGGCCAAACCTTTTATTTACCTTATCACGTCAgacaattttgttgttttcaagAGCATGTGAAATTGTAGTTAGAATTTGTTATATGCGCGGGCGCCAAATGTCTGTAGGGGGGTATTAGAGATATCTCTATGAACATTATCAGTGTTTAATAATATTAGAGTTAACATTGTTGACGTTTTGTTTACTATCTCACTCTCGCTATCGGTGTTTCTACGGCACTtaatctctctttctcacccTTTTTGTTTATGCTCACCTTCACATTTCTGTATTTTGTGTAATTATGAGAGCTTTTCATGTTGTTtgaacaaatataaaaaaaagaataatattATGATATTTAACTGGTTTGCCATTGTTGTTTAT is a window encoding:
- the LOC6648176 gene encoding uncharacterized protein LOC6648176, translating into MSASDTNSSQVPDWLKAEIFTELLETNVSDYLKTKSFKVNAGTTAGENYQTLMLRIEIEVELKDGSTKPISYMIKLPHQREMFQNRRSTIFDTECNIYENIIPELEQLYHDVGLDIKFGPRYYRLKEAVGNYVLLEDLRPQSFKNVNRLEGLDQKHTENVLEKMAQWHAASVVRVANKGSYPEAMISGLYKEANRPMLDMINRGLSAKFMKCCATYEGKDEYFEQVKNLQPHLTDEMLSMGKIDPNELNVLNHGDCWSNNIMFQYDSSSDTIKDTYFVDFQLSKYANVANDLIYFLLSSTKLEDKISKFDHYIKYYHDKIVENLKLLKYTKPLPTLRELHMTILRHGTYGYSVATGVMGFVLLDPKDSGSLANLLKPSEPGDETLCPLHANPRYRKHIALVLPWLLNRGALAKS